The genomic DNA ATTCCTCCAAAATATTCAAATGCATTAATGTGGCATCTTAAAAATGTTTCTACGTCCTGACTCCTAACTATTTCATAATATTTATATCTGCTATGAGATAGCACCATGCAAAATATCCAGCTCTTTACTTTTTTACCTTTTTCGCTATCATAAAGATAACCTATGTAACCGAAGTCCACTTGGGCTTCTTCGCCTGGTGGGGAAATTAATGGGACATAAATTCCATCCGGGCCTTTTAATTTCCTAACATACTTTTTCACACAACTGTAGCTTACGGATAAACCATGATCACTTATTAGTTTCTGATGGATTAATACTGCTGTTAAACCTTCTGAGAGGTATTCGATTATTTCTTCTTTGTAAGCCTCTAAAACACTTACTCTTGAAAATTTGGGTGTTTCTACTTTACCGTCTTTCACTTTGTCCCTTATCTTTCTCACTGTCTTCCTGTCGATCCCTAATTCCCTGGCTATTTGGGAAATATTTTTGCCTTGCGACAACAATGTCTTTACTGTGTAATACATTTCTACCCCCAGCATTTTATTTCCTCCAACCTGTGTATTTGTTGGAGGATGTTAACATACACAGGTGGGGATTTTTAAGGGCCTTTTACTGGGGAATTATTGTACCTTTAACAGCCGTCATTGCGAGCGCCAGCGAAGCAATCTCTTATACTAAAGGAAAAACATCAGCAAAAAAAAATTACATCGGGCTTATAAGCTCCTCGCTGGTGACATAACTGAGAGAGATCACTTCGTCACTTCGTTCCTCGCGATGACACAGTGGTAAGATTGCTTCGTCGCTTACGCTCCTCGCAATGACAAGGATTTGCCGTCATTGCGAGCGCCAGCGAAGCAATCTCTTGTGTGAAAGGGGGAAATGGTCGACGAATGAGATTGCTTCGTCGCTCACGCTCCTCGCAATGACGCAAGTGGTGAGATCGCTTCGTCGCTACCGCTCCTCGCGATGACACAAATAATGTTGTCATTGCGAGCGTCAGCGAAGCAATCTCTTGTGCGAAGGGGGAAATGGTCGACGAATGAGATTGCTTCGTCGTTCACGCTCCTCGCAATGACACCTCCCTTCCGTCATTGCGAGCGCTAGCGAAGCAATCTCTTGTGTGAAGGGTAAAGTAGTCGACGAATGAGATTGCTTCGTCGCATCCGCTCCTCGCAATGACAAGGGCTTGCCGTCATTGCGAGCGTCAGCGAAGCAATCTATTGTGCGAAAGGGAGAAATGGTCGACGAATGAGATTGCTTCGTCGCTTACGCTCCTCGCAATGACGCAAATAATGTTGTCACCCTGAGCGTCAGCGAAGCAATCTCTTGTGTGAAAGGGGGAAACATCAATAAAGAAAGATTGCTTCGGGCTTAAAAGCCCTCGCAATGACACAACGTGCACCAATTGATATCAAAACAAAAAAAGGCCGGAAAACCCGGCCTTTATCTATTTTATTCTAACAACCTACAGGAGTATTAAAATCTGTATGTAGCCTTGAGATAGAACTGCTCTACTTTATCAACTACTGGCATCATAGTATTGAATGCAGTAGCCTCTGATATTTTAACAGGTTCACCTAAATAGTTACCACTGTTTGTATACTCATAATCATAGTAAATGAAGCCAGTAGTTAAGAAAAATTTGTTACCTACGATTGGCTGATGATAGTATACTTCGTAAACATCACCACGGGTTGCAAGCTTTTGAGCATCCCAGGTATTCATAAATGGCTGCCAGTATTTGCTACCATGGTTGTATTCAAATCCAAGTTTAC from Deferribacter autotrophicus includes the following:
- a CDS encoding helix-turn-helix domain-containing protein, whose product is MLGVEMYYTVKTLLSQGKNISQIARELGIDRKTVRKIRDKVKDGKVETPKFSRVSVLEAYKEEIIEYLSEGLTAVLIHQKLISDHGLSVSYSCVKKYVRKLKGPDGIYVPLISPPGEEAQVDFGYIGYLYDSEKGKKVKSWIFCMVLSHSRYKYYEIVRSQDVETFLRCHINAFEYFGG